One genomic segment of Centropristis striata isolate RG_2023a ecotype Rhode Island chromosome 11, C.striata_1.0, whole genome shotgun sequence includes these proteins:
- the si:rp71-1g18.1 gene encoding zinc finger protein 629, with amino-acid sequence MSAGVVNLQAQVESVLGALVKAATVELTKLFESRYRASALEVDVGRTEDRKQHETLDSLSTGDTTRSIGVQVDEDIYSPSELPGTTCLPDGDCLRGGMMEEEEEEVVMVVEGLLSSDLLLAAENGQVDPEWSPLKEQVLAETVDMVQFSGFEAESPADKDPQTEVVLHVSAETWTEPLKHESTQSSPAKQKPLVVQPDTRDTFPGEKIKFVCPLLLRPESPAHKPERREEKPVQTEPQQVCVSTAQGTAYSPSPADGAVTPAQVGVWERIQTPKEPKNNLHMKLKLTTLDQKLKRPCVVQLVDVLRLPESEAKLQDAVAKLQDESHKTGWPVPKDLRRHQGLHTGHRLCCFTPCGDGVWQLQKVVAHSRDGYPCSICGKTFKHRKILRRHARFHTGEKPYSCQTCSKSFALRKSLRRHMRFHTGQRPHVCLQCGKSFRLRENLKAHLRFHTGEKPFNCTTCGKTFRIIKNLEKHQESQCVFFVTSFRTIAGL; translated from the exons ATGTCGGCGGGTGTGGTGAACCTCCAGGCGCAGGTGGAGTCGGTGCTCGGCGCGCTGGTGAAAGCTGCCACGGTGGAGTTAACCAAGCTGTTCGAGAGCAGATACCGAGCCTCGGCGCTGGAGGTGGATGTGGGCCGCACTGAGGACAGAAAACAACACGAGACACTGGACAGTTTATCCACTGGGGACACGACACGCAGCATCGGCGTGCAAGTAGACGAGGACATTTATTCACCGTCCGAGCTTCCTG GCACCACTTGTCTCCCAGATGGGGATTGTTTGAGGGGAGgcatgatggaggaggaggaggaggaggtggtgatggtggtggaggGTCTCCTTTCATCAGATCTCCTCCTGGCTGCAGAGAACGGCCAAGTTGACCCCGAGTGGTCACCTCTGAAGGAACAG GTTTTGGCAGAAACTGTAGATATGGTGCAGTTTAGCGGGTTTGAAGCAGAGTCACCAGCAGATAAAGATCCTCAAACTGAAGTTGTTTTGCACG TCTCTGCAGAGACGTGGACAGAGCCGTTAAAACATGAATCCACTCAAAGCTCTCCAGCTAAACAGAAGCCGCTGGTGGTCCAACCAGACACACGGGACACCTTTCCTGGGGAGAAGATCAAGTTTGTGTGCCCGTTGCTCCTCAGACCAGAGTCTCCGGCCCACAAACccgagagaagagaagagaaaccgGTCCAGACGGAGCCTCAGCAGGTCTGCGTCAGCACCGCCCAGGGCACCGCCTACAGCCCCTCCCCCGCCGACGGAGCCGTGACTCCGGCTCAGGTCGGCGTTTGGGAACGGATCCAGACGCCGAAGGAGCCGAAGAACAACCTGCACATGAAGCTGAAGCTGACGACTCTGGACCAGAAGCTGAAGCGGCCCTGCGTGGTGCAGCTGGTGGACGTTCTCCGGCTGCCCGAGTCGGAGGCCAAGCTTCAGGACGCTGTCGCCAAACTCCAGGATGAAAGCCACAAAACGGGTTGGCCCGTGCCTAAAGACCTCCGCCGCCACCAGGGCCTCCACACGGGCCACCGCCTCTGCTGCTTCACGCCCTGCGGGGACGGCGTGTGGCAGCTCCAGAAGGTGGTGGCCCACTCCCGGGACGGATACCCCTGCAGCATCTGCGGGAAGACGTTCAAGCACAGGAAGATCCTCAGACGCCACGCCAGGTTTCACACCGGAGAAAAGCCGTACTCGTGCCAGACGTGCTCCAAGTCGTTCGCGCTGAGGAAGAGCCTCCGGCGCCACATGAGGTTCCACACGGGCCAGAGGCCGCACGTCTGCCTGCAGTGCGGAAAAAGCTTCCGCCTGCGGGAGAATCTGAAGGCACACCTGAGGTTTCACACCGGGGAGAAACCGTTCAACTGCACCACCTGCGGTAAGACGTTCAGGATCATAAAGAACCTGGAGAAACACCAGGAGAGTCAGTGTGTCTTCTTTGTGACTTCGTTCAGGACGATAGCCGGTCTGTAG